The following are encoded in a window of Mycobacteroides chelonae CCUG 47445 genomic DNA:
- a CDS encoding ATP-dependent DNA helicase yields MKNPDTPTSATGLLATAVTALGGTERAGQLTMATAVEHSLHSGEHLVVQAGTGTGKSLAYLVPALAHAIEESSPVVVSTATIALQRQLVDRDLPRLAEALAPSLARKPRFAILKGRGNYLCLNKLHNGAASDQEAPDTLFEPFAASALGRDVQRLNDWAETTKTGDRDELKPGVPDRSWSQVSVSARECLGATRCPFGTECFAELARLDAGQSDVVVTNHALLAIDAIADINILPEHDAVIVDEAHDLVDRVTSVATQELSAVGLTVTIRRIGRLVSPETASRFEASSATFSSLIHDSRPGTIDRADEETVTYLTALRDAAAAARTEIPTGQSTDPATAAARTEAVAALDDIVDAASLALACWAEPDITARPNVVWLDHEDNRGTVRPVLRIAPLSVAGLLRTRLFGQRTVVLTSATLVLGGKFDTMAASWGLPARAPDKSTDTDSTTPARATWHGIDVGSPFQHEKSAILYLARHLPAPGRDGVGAATLDEIETLVRAAGGRTLGLFSSMRAAKEASEEMRTRLDTPVLCQGDDATSILVEQFSADPQTSLFGTLSLWQGVDVPGPSLSLVLIDRIPFPRPDDPLRAARQRAISARGGNGFMAVAGTQAALLLAQGTGRLLRGAHDRGVVAVLDSRMATAGYGGFLRASLPPFWSTHDLSVVTAALQRLMTKHDATYAGEGTRTRG; encoded by the coding sequence CTGAAGAACCCCGATACGCCCACATCTGCCACCGGCCTGCTTGCCACGGCCGTCACCGCGCTCGGCGGAACCGAACGCGCCGGACAGCTCACGATGGCCACGGCCGTCGAGCACTCCCTGCATAGCGGCGAGCACCTGGTGGTCCAGGCCGGCACCGGCACCGGCAAATCGCTGGCATACCTGGTACCGGCCCTTGCCCACGCCATCGAGGAGTCATCCCCGGTCGTGGTCTCCACCGCCACCATCGCGCTGCAACGTCAGCTCGTGGATCGTGATCTGCCCCGGTTGGCGGAGGCGTTGGCACCCTCACTGGCCCGCAAGCCCAGATTCGCCATCCTGAAGGGCCGGGGAAATTACCTCTGCCTCAACAAATTGCACAATGGGGCCGCATCCGATCAGGAAGCACCCGACACGTTGTTCGAGCCCTTCGCGGCCAGCGCGCTCGGCCGGGACGTACAGCGTCTCAACGACTGGGCGGAGACCACCAAGACCGGCGATCGCGATGAGCTCAAGCCAGGCGTGCCGGATCGTTCCTGGTCGCAGGTCAGCGTGTCGGCACGTGAATGCCTCGGCGCCACTCGGTGCCCGTTCGGCACCGAGTGCTTCGCCGAGCTGGCCCGGCTCGACGCCGGACAGTCGGATGTGGTGGTGACCAATCACGCGCTGCTGGCCATCGATGCCATCGCCGACATAAATATCCTGCCCGAACATGACGCAGTGATCGTCGACGAGGCGCACGACCTCGTCGACCGGGTGACAAGCGTTGCCACCCAAGAACTCTCGGCAGTAGGACTGACCGTCACCATCCGTCGAATAGGCCGACTGGTGTCACCCGAAACGGCGAGCCGTTTCGAGGCGAGCTCGGCAACCTTCTCTTCACTGATCCACGACAGCAGGCCCGGCACCATCGACCGCGCGGATGAGGAGACCGTCACCTACCTCACCGCGCTGCGCGACGCCGCGGCCGCCGCACGAACCGAGATCCCCACCGGCCAATCCACCGACCCTGCCACTGCCGCCGCACGCACCGAAGCAGTTGCCGCACTGGACGATATCGTAGATGCCGCTTCCCTGGCGCTGGCCTGCTGGGCCGAACCGGACATCACAGCGCGCCCCAACGTGGTGTGGCTCGATCACGAGGACAACCGGGGCACGGTACGTCCGGTGCTACGGATCGCCCCGCTGTCGGTCGCCGGGCTGCTGCGCACCCGCCTATTCGGGCAGCGCACCGTCGTCCTCACTTCGGCCACTCTGGTCCTCGGGGGCAAGTTCGACACGATGGCCGCCTCCTGGGGCCTGCCTGCCCGAGCACCCGACAAGAGCACCGACACCGACTCCACCACACCAGCCCGGGCCACCTGGCACGGCATCGACGTCGGATCCCCTTTCCAGCATGAGAAATCCGCCATCCTCTATCTGGCACGGCACCTTCCCGCCCCGGGACGCGATGGTGTCGGTGCGGCGACACTCGATGAGATCGAGACTCTGGTCCGTGCCGCAGGAGGACGCACCCTGGGACTCTTTTCCTCCATGCGTGCCGCCAAGGAGGCCTCCGAGGAAATGCGGACGCGGCTCGACACCCCGGTGCTGTGCCAGGGAGACGACGCGACATCGATTCTGGTCGAACAATTCAGCGCGGACCCACAAACCTCGTTGTTCGGGACGCTGTCGCTGTGGCAGGGAGTCGACGTGCCCGGACCGTCGCTGTCGCTTGTTCTCATCGACCGAATCCCATTCCCCCGCCCCGACGATCCCCTTCGGGCAGCCCGGCAGCGGGCGATCAGCGCGCGCGGAGGCAATGGATTCATGGCGGTGGCGGGCACCCAGGCGGCGTTACTGCTGGCCCAGGGCACAGGCCGCCTGTTGCGGGGCGCGCACGACAGAGGCGTTGTCGCGGTGCTTGATTCACGGATGGCCACGGCGGGTTATGGCGGATTTCTGCGTGCGTCGCTGCCACCATTCTGGTCGACACACGACTTGTCGGTAGTCACAGCGGCGCTACAACGACTGATGACCAAGCACGATGCGACCTATGCTGGAGAGGGCACCCGCACACGGGGATAG
- a CDS encoding isochorismatase family protein, whose translation MGRALIVVDVQNDFCEGGSLPVSGGAALAQKLNDLTTSGAYDAVVATRDFHIDPGDHFSQTPDFATSWPPHCRVGTPGADIHPDLDLTPVDEVFSKGDYSAAYSGFEGVSADGTTLAAWLQKRDLDSVDVVGIATDYCVAATARDAARQRLHTRVLTAYAVGIEEQSIHRVLSELQAVGVEVVR comes from the coding sequence ATGGGCAGGGCGCTTATCGTCGTCGACGTGCAAAACGACTTCTGCGAGGGCGGCTCGCTGCCCGTATCCGGCGGAGCCGCGCTGGCCCAGAAGCTCAACGACCTCACCACATCCGGTGCGTACGACGCGGTGGTCGCGACGCGCGACTTTCACATTGACCCCGGCGACCATTTCTCCCAGACACCAGACTTCGCGACAAGCTGGCCTCCGCATTGCAGGGTCGGTACACCCGGCGCCGACATTCACCCCGACTTGGACCTCACCCCGGTCGACGAGGTGTTCTCCAAAGGAGATTATTCCGCCGCCTATTCGGGTTTCGAGGGCGTCAGCGCCGATGGCACGACGTTGGCTGCGTGGCTGCAGAAACGGGATCTGGACAGCGTCGACGTGGTGGGCATCGCCACCGACTACTGTGTGGCCGCCACCGCGCGCGACGCGGCTCGACAGAGGTTGCATACCCGTGTGCTCACCGCGTATGCCGTTGGCATTGAAGAACAATCAATACATCGCGTCCTGAGTGAGCTCCAGGCCGTCGGCGTCGAGGTAGTCCGCTGA
- a CDS encoding TetR/AcrR family transcriptional regulator, whose protein sequence is MAARRQWAGTTPAERRATRRRALLDAGIAALGAIDGPALTIRTVCRSSGVSERNFYEEFGDRDDFVRAVYQDVLESVMRVVTEFAAKGDDLETRAVEIFIGATVDNPAYGRIMMLAPFTEPILGSVGFAGSMAFASLAEKALIDVDDPGRRRFLSVSLVGAASGAIIDYLRGDLAISRDELIDYISRMGRHVSDIFD, encoded by the coding sequence ATGGCAGCCAGAAGGCAATGGGCGGGAACCACTCCCGCAGAGCGGCGAGCGACGCGTCGGCGGGCACTGCTCGATGCGGGCATCGCGGCGCTCGGCGCCATCGACGGCCCGGCGCTGACCATCCGCACGGTCTGCAGATCTTCCGGGGTATCGGAGCGCAACTTCTATGAGGAATTCGGTGACCGCGACGACTTCGTGCGTGCGGTGTACCAAGACGTGCTCGAATCCGTGATGCGTGTCGTCACCGAATTCGCCGCCAAGGGAGACGATTTAGAGACCCGCGCGGTGGAGATCTTCATCGGGGCGACGGTCGACAACCCTGCTTACGGCCGCATCATGATGCTCGCCCCATTCACCGAACCCATACTGGGCAGCGTCGGGTTCGCGGGCTCGATGGCCTTCGCCTCACTTGCCGAGAAAGCACTGATCGATGTCGACGATCCGGGACGGCGTCGCTTCCTGTCGGTGTCGCTTGTCGGCGCGGCCTCCGGCGCCATCATCGATTATCTGCGCGGAGATCTGGCCATCAGCCGCGACGAGCTCATCGACTACATCTCACGCATGGGCCGCCACGTATCTGACATCTTCGACTGA
- a CDS encoding nicotinate phosphoribosyltransferase, protein MAHLHTSLLTDKYELTMLAAALRDDTAGRQATFEVFARRLPDGRRYGVVAGTARLLESLAEFRFGSEELKSLSDFLDDDTLQYLAGYRFSGDIDGYREGELYFPGSPVLTVRGTFAECVILETLTLSILNHDSAVASAAARMVSAAAGRPLIEMGSRRTHELAAVACARAAYLAGFESTSNLEAHRRYGVPARGTAAHAFTLLHAKDGMSPSEAEREAFRAQVEALGVSTTLLVDTYDITTGVDNAIAVAGPELGAVRIDSGDLGMLARQVRAQLDGLGAHRTRIVVSGDLDEYSIAALRAEPVDIYGVGTSVVTGSGFPAAGMVYKLVEIDGIPVAKRSSHKESHGGHKCALRTAKPTGTFTEEVVYRAAAGEPPVTEPHRVLTTPLVRGGAPITSDSLDDARDRVRAGLLSLPWEGLGLSHGDPAITTRLVG, encoded by the coding sequence ATGGCGCACCTGCATACGTCATTGCTCACCGACAAGTACGAGCTCACCATGCTTGCCGCCGCACTGCGTGACGACACCGCGGGACGTCAGGCCACCTTCGAGGTATTCGCCAGGAGATTGCCGGACGGCCGCCGGTACGGCGTCGTCGCCGGTACCGCCCGATTGCTCGAGTCGCTTGCCGAATTCCGATTCGGATCGGAAGAATTGAAATCGCTGTCCGACTTTCTGGACGATGACACACTCCAGTACCTGGCCGGATATCGATTCAGTGGCGACATCGACGGCTACCGCGAGGGTGAGCTCTACTTCCCGGGATCCCCGGTGCTCACCGTGCGGGGAACCTTCGCTGAATGCGTCATTCTGGAAACCCTCACACTGTCGATCCTGAATCACGACAGTGCCGTCGCCTCTGCCGCCGCCCGAATGGTGTCGGCCGCCGCGGGCCGTCCGCTCATCGAGATGGGCTCACGGCGTACCCACGAACTGGCGGCGGTGGCCTGTGCCCGCGCCGCCTATCTCGCGGGATTCGAATCCACGTCCAACCTGGAGGCACATCGCCGCTACGGTGTGCCCGCCCGCGGCACCGCCGCTCACGCCTTCACTCTGCTCCACGCCAAAGACGGCATGAGCCCCAGCGAGGCCGAACGTGAGGCATTTCGCGCACAGGTCGAAGCGCTCGGGGTGTCCACCACCCTGCTGGTGGACACCTACGACATCACTACCGGGGTCGACAACGCCATCGCAGTCGCCGGGCCCGAGCTCGGGGCAGTGCGCATCGACTCGGGAGATCTGGGCATGCTGGCCCGGCAGGTTCGGGCACAACTCGACGGACTGGGCGCGCACCGGACCCGCATTGTCGTCTCCGGGGACCTCGACGAATACTCCATCGCGGCACTGCGCGCCGAGCCCGTCGACATCTATGGTGTCGGCACCTCGGTGGTAACCGGATCGGGGTTCCCGGCGGCCGGCATGGTCTACAAACTCGTCGAGATCGACGGTATCCCGGTGGCAAAACGCAGTAGCCACAAGGAATCACATGGCGGCCACAAATGTGCGCTACGCACCGCCAAACCGACCGGCACCTTCACCGAGGAAGTGGTGTATCGCGCGGCCGCCGGTGAGCCGCCCGTGACCGAACCGCACCGGGTACTGACCACCCCACTGGTGCGCGGCGGCGCGCCCATCACATCCGACTCGCTCGACGACGCCAGGGACCGGGTACGCGCGGGATTACTGAGCCTGCCGTGGGAGGGGCTGGGCCTTTCGCACGGGGATCCTGCGATTACCACCCGATTGGTGGGATAA
- the clpS gene encoding ATP-dependent Clp protease adapter ClpS, translated as MGAPARALPGTTAERSVEHVDETQSPWVTIVWDDPVNLMNYVAYVFQQLFGYSESEATNLMLQVHHEGKAVVSCGARESMEIDVSKLHAAGLWATLQQDR; from the coding sequence ATGGGTGCGCCGGCGCGAGCCTTGCCAGGGACTACCGCAGAGAGGTCTGTCGAACATGTCGACGAGACCCAGTCGCCGTGGGTCACCATCGTGTGGGATGACCCGGTAAACCTGATGAACTATGTCGCTTACGTGTTCCAGCAGCTGTTCGGCTACAGCGAGAGCGAGGCCACCAACCTGATGCTGCAGGTTCACCACGAGGGCAAGGCTGTGGTGTCCTGTGGGGCGCGCGAGTCGATGGAGATCGACGTCAGCAAGCTGCACGCAGCCGGTCTGTGGGCCACTCTGCAGCAGGATCGTTGA
- a CDS encoding DUF2017 domain-containing protein translates to MRKWKRVNASDGIRLRSEMEPHEAALVQSMVTSMLAMLDERESSAPSDELAQLTGIRTGNTAAPSDVTLGRLLPDFHRPDQDGTSSLEAVSGLNSALRSLYEPEIIDAKREAGQRLLRTLPLEGGRFELSEDDARAWLTALNDVRLALGAMLGIDSDGPQELPADDPMAGHMDIYHWLTVMQELLVLALMGKSAV, encoded by the coding sequence GTGCGAAAGTGGAAGCGCGTCAACGCGTCTGATGGGATTCGGCTGCGTTCTGAGATGGAGCCGCACGAGGCGGCGCTCGTGCAGTCGATGGTCACTTCCATGCTGGCGATGCTGGATGAGCGCGAATCGTCGGCGCCCAGTGACGAATTGGCACAGCTGACCGGCATCCGTACGGGGAACACCGCGGCGCCCTCCGATGTCACTCTTGGGCGGTTGCTTCCGGACTTTCACCGCCCCGACCAGGACGGCACCAGCAGTCTCGAGGCGGTGAGCGGACTCAACAGTGCATTGCGCAGCCTCTACGAACCGGAGATCATCGACGCCAAACGTGAGGCGGGTCAACGGTTGCTGCGCACGCTTCCGCTGGAAGGCGGGCGCTTTGAGCTGTCCGAGGACGACGCGCGCGCATGGCTGACCGCGCTCAATGATGTGCGCCTGGCGCTTGGCGCGATGCTGGGGATCGACAGCGACGGGCCGCAGGAGTTGCCCGCAGATGATCCGATGGCAGGGCATATGGACATTTATCACTGGCTGACCGTGATGCAGGAGTTGTTGGTGCTCGCGTTGATGGGGAAGTCGGCGGTATGA
- a CDS encoding P1 family peptidase: MSLFSGAITDVPGMLVGHHQRVDADAELGSGWATGTTVVLAPPGTTGAVDVRGGAPGTRESDLLDPANTVSTVDAIVLTGGSAYGLAAADGVMRWLEEQGRGVALQGGTVPIVPGAVIFDLPVGAWKSRPDAEFGYRAAELASDTPEWGAVGAGVGARAGTLKGGVGSASADLGNGIVVGAVIVANPVGLVINPSTGLPWDPACAPELGAPPASQLAALAALPDKSVSLNTTIGVVATNAPLSKAQCRRVAIAAHDGLARAIRPAHTPMDGDTLYVLATGAGEGDVEALTISVGIAAAECVERAVVRAVVGAASVAGIPAYRDVLPGAFS, translated from the coding sequence ATGAGCCTGTTCTCGGGTGCGATCACCGACGTTCCGGGAATGCTGGTGGGACATCACCAGCGGGTGGATGCCGATGCCGAACTCGGATCGGGCTGGGCGACCGGCACCACCGTGGTGCTGGCGCCGCCGGGGACGACCGGCGCGGTCGACGTACGCGGCGGAGCTCCGGGAACACGTGAATCCGATCTGCTCGATCCGGCCAACACCGTCTCCACGGTCGACGCCATTGTGCTCACCGGCGGTAGCGCCTACGGACTGGCCGCCGCCGATGGGGTGATGCGCTGGCTGGAGGAGCAGGGCAGGGGAGTGGCTCTGCAGGGTGGCACCGTGCCCATCGTCCCGGGGGCGGTCATCTTCGATCTGCCGGTGGGTGCCTGGAAGAGCCGTCCCGACGCCGAATTCGGTTACCGAGCAGCAGAACTCGCAAGCGATACGCCCGAATGGGGTGCCGTGGGTGCCGGTGTCGGAGCGCGGGCCGGAACTCTCAAGGGCGGTGTCGGCTCCGCGAGTGCGGATCTGGGTAACGGGATTGTGGTCGGTGCCGTGATCGTCGCCAACCCGGTTGGACTGGTGATTAATCCGTCGACAGGGCTGCCTTGGGACCCCGCATGTGCACCGGAGCTCGGCGCGCCCCCGGCGAGCCAGCTCGCGGCGCTGGCCGCCTTGCCTGACAAATCGGTCTCGTTGAACACCACGATCGGCGTGGTGGCGACCAACGCCCCGCTGAGCAAGGCGCAATGCCGCAGGGTGGCCATTGCCGCCCACGACGGGCTGGCACGGGCGATCAGGCCCGCGCATACCCCGATGGACGGGGACACGCTGTACGTGCTGGCGACCGGGGCTGGCGAGGGCGATGTCGAGGCTCTCACCATTTCGGTGGGGATTGCCGCCGCCGAGTGTGTGGAGCGTGCGGTGGTGCGGGCAGTGGTGGGCGCCGCGAGCGTGGCCGGAATACCCGCATATCGTGACGTGTTGCCAGGAGCGTTTTCGTAA
- a CDS encoding Mov34/MPN/PAD-1 family protein: protein MLVVRADLVDAMVKHARADHPDEACGVLAGPEGSDRPERHVAMINAERSPTFYRFDSGEQLRVWRAMDDADEVPVVIYHSHTATEAYPSRTDINLAAEPDAHYVLVSTRDPEQHELRSYRIVDGVVTEEDITIVEKY, encoded by the coding sequence GTGCTGGTAGTTCGCGCCGATCTGGTCGACGCCATGGTCAAGCACGCCCGTGCCGATCACCCCGATGAGGCTTGCGGTGTACTGGCCGGTCCGGAGGGCTCCGACCGCCCCGAGCGACACGTCGCCATGATCAACGCTGAGCGGTCTCCTACTTTTTATCGCTTTGATTCCGGTGAGCAGCTTCGGGTTTGGCGGGCGATGGATGACGCCGATGAAGTGCCGGTGGTTATCTATCACTCGCACACCGCGACCGAGGCCTACCCCAGCCGTACCGATATCAACCTGGCCGCGGAACCCGATGCCCACTACGTTTTGGTGTCCACTCGCGATCCTGAGCAGCACGAGCTGCGCAGTTACCGGATCGTCGACGGAGTGGTCACTGAAGAGGACATCACGATCGTCGAGAAGTATTAG
- a CDS encoding MoaD/ThiS family protein, with protein sequence MSIQVSIPTILRVHTGGEKRVAATGSTLQAVIADLESNYSGISERLVDDGKLHRFVNIYVNDEDVRFSGGLDTEIADGDSVTILPAVAGG encoded by the coding sequence ATGTCGATTCAAGTATCGATTCCGACCATTCTTCGCGTCCACACTGGCGGTGAGAAGCGCGTCGCTGCAACGGGTTCCACGCTGCAAGCGGTGATCGCGGATCTGGAGTCCAATTACTCGGGGATCTCCGAGCGTCTCGTCGACGATGGCAAGTTGCACCGTTTCGTCAACATCTACGTCAACGACGAGGACGTGCGGTTCTCGGGTGGGCTGGACACCGAGATCGCCGATGGCGATTCGGTCACCATCCTGCCCGCCGTGGCCGGTGGCTAG
- a CDS encoding cysteine synthase: MTRYDSLLQALGNTPLVGLQRLSPAWDGDPHVRLWAKLEDRNPTGSIKDRPALRMIEQAEQDGLLEPGATILEPTSGNTGISMAMAAQLKGYKMICVMPENTSIERRQLLELYGAQIIFSSAEGGSNTAVATAKELAAQNPSWVMLYQYGNPANAAAHYHGTGPEILADLPEITHFVAGLGTTGTLMGTGRFLRENVPGVQIVAAEPRYGEGVYALRNIDEGFVPELYDPEVLTTRFSVGSFDAVRRTRELVQVEGIFAGISTGAILHAALGMATKAVKAGERADIAFVVADAGWKYLSTGAYAGTVDDAEDALEGQLWA, translated from the coding sequence ATGACCCGATACGACTCGTTGCTCCAGGCCCTCGGGAACACGCCGCTGGTCGGGTTGCAGAGGTTGTCCCCGGCCTGGGACGGCGATCCGCATGTGCGGTTATGGGCCAAGCTGGAGGACCGCAATCCGACCGGCTCCATCAAGGACCGGCCTGCCCTGCGCATGATCGAACAGGCCGAGCAGGACGGGCTGCTGGAACCGGGTGCCACGATTCTGGAGCCCACGAGCGGTAACACCGGAATCTCGATGGCGATGGCCGCCCAGCTCAAGGGCTACAAGATGATCTGCGTGATGCCGGAGAACACCTCCATCGAACGACGCCAGCTGCTTGAGCTGTACGGCGCTCAGATCATCTTCTCCTCGGCCGAGGGTGGCTCCAATACCGCCGTTGCCACTGCCAAAGAGCTTGCCGCGCAAAATCCTTCGTGGGTTATGCTGTACCAGTACGGCAACCCGGCGAATGCCGCCGCGCACTATCACGGCACCGGCCCGGAGATTCTGGCCGATCTGCCCGAGATCACCCACTTCGTTGCCGGGCTGGGCACCACCGGAACTCTGATGGGTACCGGACGGTTCCTGCGGGAGAACGTGCCCGGGGTGCAAATTGTTGCCGCCGAGCCGCGCTATGGCGAGGGCGTCTACGCGCTGCGCAACATCGACGAGGGATTCGTGCCCGAGTTGTATGACCCCGAGGTGCTCACGACCCGCTTTTCGGTGGGATCGTTCGACGCGGTGCGCCGTACCCGTGAGTTGGTGCAAGTGGAAGGCATCTTCGCGGGCATCTCGACCGGCGCGATTCTGCATGCGGCACTCGGCATGGCGACCAAGGCCGTCAAGGCGGGCGAGCGTGCGGACATCGCATTCGTGGTGGCTGATGCGGGCTGGAAGTATCTGTCGACCGGCGCCTACGCCGGTACCGTGGATGACGCAGAGGACGCGCTGGAAGGGCAGTTGTGGGCATGA